Sequence from the Nymphaea colorata isolate Beijing-Zhang1983 chromosome 9, ASM883128v2, whole genome shotgun sequence genome:
ATAAGCATAAATGTTAACAGATTGTAGACAAACATAAAGAGTGAAGGGAAACTGCACCAAGCCCTAGAATACAGCCAAACAGCCCTGATACTCTTGACATGGTTCCATGCAAACTACATTGACTCCCATCCATATTTCATAAATTCGTGGGTCAGAACTTGATATTCTATATAATCATCAGAGCCATAgtcaatttatttattttttttaaaaaagcaacATCATATATGGTATCAAACAGAAGGACCTTAACCAGAAACATGAAGAAGATGcacaaaaagccaaaaagagcTAACATACGGAACAAAAGGGGGACTTTTTCAAGATAAAGCAAGGAGACTAGTATCGTAATGTAACTGTAGAAACCATAGGTGCATATTCATGTTCCGATGCATATTACAACGTTCAAATATCTCACTCTCTTTTACACCATCACATATCCACACGAGCCTACGATATCCTTATCTTCACAGTTCTCGCACAAGTGATCTACTCAAGCTACCCAATCGTGCATCCGACATGAGCAGCCACTCATCCCAACTTCAACTTTGAAGAAGTCATACAAATTAATAAGCCTGCAGCCCAGAGACTCCCCAAGCTCGTAACTTGATCTACAGGACCATGAGCAATTAAAACTAAGTTGGCGATCTATGATGCCGCTGTAAACTATGCAGCAACAAACAGAAGAAGACAAACTACCCAACTTAAGTCTACATAGCTTAGAGCACCACTTAAGGAAGCAAAGCCGCCTCGATTCATCTGGCGCACTTGAATTATCATATTTCCCCGATTCTCCTTCCATTTCCTCCTTGTTATGAAATTAAGATTCGTCTACTGCAACAAGCCCACTTGGTCTATAGAAATTCCATTCCACCACAATAGATTAGATTAGGGTCATCCGAGTGTTCACAAACCTGCGCTTCGAAATTCATCTATTACTATTCCTTTACCACCCAATTCCATAACCTTTAAATTCAAGGTATAGAACTAGACATGatgcaaaaggaaaagagaacttTTCCTATTCGTGAAGAATCCGAAAAGAATTTTCCAAAAAAGGAACGAGGAAAGATGAATGAAACAGGAAAAAGCACGAAGGGAGAAGAAACCTAACCTGTGTTCTTCCTCCGTCCAAGGAAcccctttcttcctctcctGATCGAACCCCCTTCCCACAACCGCCTTGCCGAACGCTCCTGACGGCTGCCGGAACACCTGGAACTCCGTCGTCAGCTCCTCCGCCACCTCATCCGCCCACTCCCGAACGTAGAGCGGGATCGGCACGGCGCCTGAGTCAATGGAGTTCACGTCCTGGACAAGCGACTCGTAGTGCCGCTTGACGTCGGCGGCGGTCTTGCCAGGGACCCTAGACGCGATCCTCTCCCACCGATCGGGCGTCTCGGGGCCGTAAACCGCCAGTGCGTCCTCGAAGAGCTTGTTCTGATGGTGCGTCCACTCCGGAAGGCAGGCGGCTGAGGAAGAGGGATATCCCCACCCCATCCCCCCTTCCCCCTAGGGCAAGCAAATTCAGAGAGACGGGGAGACAAGCGGAGAGGAGGAGATGCAGAGGAAGACGACAACGAAGAAAATGGCGAACGATCCAAGCGAAGCGATGCGTCAATCGCGAGAATCTTTCTCTGGCGGCCATTTATGTAGTCTGAGGACCTTATCGTAATATCGGGTCTGACCTAAGGGACTCAAGGTAAATGCGCATGCCCAATTATGACTCCGTGCGCCCACGGTCGTGGATCCGAGCCCCCACCCTCTCCTGCGGTGAGAACGGGTTGGGTCTCTTTTCTGGGTTTTACAATTCGTTCCACATAATATGGACCCGAGTCCGATTCTGGATATTAAAACATTtaagaaatagaaaatgatCAACATTACTTTAAGATAGTTGTAGGCCAAATTGTTCTGATTTTGCAGAGATGAAGCTATATATGGCTCATTGCAGCTGGTTTTATAGctcttttttaaataaaaaaaatcggGTGATTCAGTTTTCATATTGGATAGTAGAATGAGATACTTAGAACCTTCAAGTGAGCAGCTACCAACCATTAACGTTATAAGAAAATTTGCTAAACAAATTTTAATCTCCTCCCGGAAAGTGGAGCGTCACGTTGAAGTTGGCGCATTTTACTTGTTCTCGGAAAGTTGGTGCCGGTAAATGACATGAGCAGCTCGTTGTTTAGTTAATAAAGTCCATTTGTGTTCATTTTAAGACTTTTCCCCCAAGCTTATCAGCTGCTCATCGTGAGATTGAGTGAAGCATGAATAAGGATCAGCTTGATACAGATTCCTTGATATGCGCatcctacttatatatccaacAGCAGTATATTATATTTTCTTACTTGCATTAGGTACATTAGTATACGTGTATATTATGCATATGTTATACGATTTACTTATGAGTAGGTTTGTCAGATGTGACTAATCAGCTCAAACAATGCTGACTTTGTTTGTTGGGCTTGTTTACCAGCTTTAATTTTCTActtttacgaaaaaaaaaaggtttaaattTTTGAACAGCAGGCGTTTGCCATCTCATAAACTATTGGTTTTGCATTTGCTTAAAAGCATATCCAAGCATGAAGAATTTTTAAGTTGGCATACTTTCCATCGGGGCAGTTGAGTTAACAGGGCAACGTGCAATAGGAAGATAGAAGGCATTCCGTGCTTTCTGATCTTGATTTGCAAAGAAGATTCAAGATTAAGAATCACTTGTACCTGAAAAAGAGATTAAGATGAGCCTTTTCATTATTATGAATCATGATTATGTATTCATTTGGTTTATTTAGGGACCGTTTGGTAACAATAACACACAGATACTTTACCGTGAATTTGCTTCAAAAAGTGAGGTATCTTTATGAAACAATGCACTATAGCATTTCATGAATTTCCCTTATTTTTGAGGCAGGTTCATGTGACAGTTACAATGTGTTACAGTTGTGAAACAACCCCTCAATCtgcacaactttttttttttttttacaaaaactgCATGCAATAACgtgcaaaaaaaaaggggggactTACTTGCGAAACTAGACATAATTGAGATCATCCAGGTCTGTATAGGCCATAAAAGAAGAACTTTCTAGGGAAAACtgtgaaaacaaaaaccatATTAGCTGCTTAACCATATTAAATGAGCTGCATATTCCCATCCTATATCATAGTTTGAGTCCTTTCAGACCTTCAGAGCTATTCCCTTCTCGATGCACCATTGGGATTGTCACTTTCTCAAGAAATTGAACCTTATATTGCATCAAGAATGTTTAAAAACATGCTACCATGCGTATAGTAGATATCCTTGGGTCGAATGTATTCAACAACGAGAAATTCAAAATCGAACCCTTTCTGATAACGATTGATAATTAGTGTGTGTATGGTGTACACTGTCCCCCTTCAATTATTCAAGAAGATACGAAGTTCAAATCAACTAAATTAGTTTTCAGTATAGTTGCGTACAAAAATCAATATTATATCTCAATGGTATCTTAAAATTTCAATCTAATCCCAGACATGCATGTAGAATCCGATTAGGGAAGACTTGATAATGCTCAAAACAAACACAAATCCAAACGGTTTGCATCCTTCATCTAAGGCAGATCACCATACACTGGCATGCATTAATAGTAACCATGGGTATTAACCCTTAAAAAGTCAGCAGTTTGAATCCAATGTTGTTGATATCAGTATCAGAATTGTACAGAGAATCAGGCCGTAGCGGCTGCATCGTTCTCATGTAAGCCAAACAACCATACAAGAACAGCAAGATTCGCATCAGCCGATCCCTTTTTTGGTGAGGGTCagttattttatataaaattgttgggaaaataaggaaaaaaagttcCACGTTACTGCCTTGTCCTAGCTTTCAAAGAATTTGCATACTCAACTAGTTGTCACTTGCGTAGAAGGAAGAGGAGATTATAACGGCAGCCAAAATATTGAGGGTTTAAAAGGACCGCATCAATAAACTAGTGAGTCCTCGCCCCACCTTGACTTcggaaaaataggaaaaaggtAGGACGATTTTTCAGGAATTTAATGACTTCAATCAGACACTTCCCAGTAATACCATTTCGAATCGTGTTAAGATGTTAGCCTTTCATGAACAGATCGTATAATCCGTCAAATCAATTTCTAGAGGATGTAAGATCGCTTAATGGAGACTTTCTATTATAGGTCATTATTATAAGCGTCAATTATCTCCTTTCTATGATTTCATTGGATTATCTCCTTATATGAAGTCCACTGGCTGCATGGAAAATGGTTGGATGAGAACATCTGCTTCAAGTGTTCGATCTCATTGACAAGTTATTCTGGAGAAGACCACCACATCCGTTCTCCCATCTTCCCTACCCTTCTTCCACTTGCTGCTTTTTCAGGTTTTTCGGCACGGTGCCAGAGTAGGCTTCATCTCCATGGTAAATAAAATGCGGGCAGTAGTAACTTCCTCAAAATGTAAGGCAAAATATAAGATCTCGAAACTACAATAACACACTTGATGCCTTTAAATGAAAACCGGCACGTGACTTATAACAGATGACTCTCTGCTCGTTCCAGCTTCCGAACATCAACACATCAACTTGCATCCCCATAACTACTGCCCGCGCATCAACTGGCATCCTCATCACTACCATCTGCGAACATAGCGGCCATTTTCATGGCAAGTGCTGCTGCCATCTCCTTCCTCTGCATGTCAGGCATCAGCCTCAAGTTCTCTCGCATATGACTGATCTCACACATTAACTGCTCCAAATCTTCGAAGCCCCGGCTTGTATCCACATGTTCTGGCTCAGTTGTGCCTTCACCTGCTTTTGGAGAAGATGCCAATTCTTCCGCTGTGGAAACAAGTCCATCTGATGCAGAATCCTTACATTGTTCAGAGTCCCGAATGCCTTTGTCAACTGGAACATCTTCACTAGCAATTTCTTTGGAATCCTCAGCTCTATCAGTGCTGCTCAATGCAACCCACGTGTCATCTGTATCATCCCAGGGTTCAGCTGAGCCTTTTGATAGGACTTCATATTCAATTTCAATATCAGACTCATCTGAAGATACTGTCATAGAATTTAAGCATCTTCATCAGCATCATCACGGAAGTACTTTTTCATCGCAATCAGAAATTGGAGAATGTAAGCATCTTTATCAGCATCATGATGGAAATACTTTTTATcagaatcagaaaaaaaaaaaaagttaaagttcAGTACTCAAGAACATAAGACAAAGTTCATCAGCCGTACCTTTCTCAAATGAATATGCACACACATGAGGCATCTTATTTTCAGATTTCATAATCAATCCCGGCCACATATAAGCAGAAAGCGCACCATAGACACGATCTACTCCTTGTATATCTCCATTAGTTGATAGACCTGATTTAAGGGCAATATATTTCATGTTTGTATACAGTGCATGCAAAACACAGCATACTCAAAACAAGTATCAGTTGTGGCTCAAATAAGCATGCTATAATATTACTTAGAGCCAGAAATATCTAAGATGGTGCTGGAATAAATAGAAATCACGAAATTTAAGGCATTACTTTTACTCCAttacttctgtgacactcaacaCATGATGTGCATGCTCAATAGGAACAGAATTCATGGTATTCATGTCCAAACCAGAGTACTGTTTCCTATTGTTTAGTAGTTTATTGTTGACCGAAAAGGTAAATTTCTTTAtacaaaaagtttcaaaaattttgctttAGTATCAGATGACAAAACTCAAAAGATAAATCAACCATCAACATACTAACTAAATTGAAAGCAGTGGAATTTCTCACCTGCAAAATACACTTTATAGTATATCAACATGCCACTCATAGACTCGCACAAATGAAAAACACTGAAAGTGCTTTAATGGTTCAGGATACGACAGAACCAGTCAACCAGACAATGAATATAATTGAAATAAAGCCTGCCAGAGAAAATCTCAGCCACTCAGTGGAGTCTTATCCTCAGTCTTATCAAATGATTCTGATATCATAAGGAGATGGTTTTCCCAAAGAATCCTGACAGCTAAGCCTAGTAACCTAGAAGAATAAATTGCTCATCAGAAACACAACGATCATTGTGTTTTTCCATGCCATGAGCTTTTAATCTCCATCATTACTTGGTAGGACAGCACTTTGTGCAAGCATCGGAAGTAAAGCATAGCTGCATATAAAAGGAAATACAAGCAGATTAAGCAGGATAATGTTCTTTATAACGATGCCTATAAATATGCCTTATCCATTTTACTGGGTTCACCAGTCCCATCCATTCATTTTCCATGCTCTACTGATAAGCTCCAGCAGTTCCTGGTAATTGTGGAAAATTTTAGATCTTTTCCCCATAAAAAACCAAAACGTTTTTGAAAAGGTGGTCACTTTCATCtcaagcatgttttttttttgggtaataaTTCCAAATCAAGACCAGCTTGTAAAGAGTGCCGTATCATATTTGACAATAGCAGTTTCAATGACTCATTGACTCTTACTATTCTTTGATGAGTTTACGGAGAATGGAATGCAGAGTCTTTATCAACATTTCTGTGACATGAATCATCTTAAGCAATATTAACCTTGAATTTCACATGTCTGTCATGAATTCGTGCCGACATAACATGTATTAATCTTTCACATGGTTCGTTACCATTAGCAATGGCATACCTCCTCTCCGGTTCATGTTATTAGTTCCTGATATCTGATTCTTACTAATATGGCTAAATTCATAACAGACCCACTAAGGGCCTTTGTCTGGTTGGGGCATTTTTTATAATTCCAAAACTTGGTCGCTGACCAGTGGTTACAATCTAGAATTTAGAAAGCCAAGAATGTTTGAGTTACCCTTTGCTCAACTGCAGGTGTCTTCCTTCAAAAGCTCTAACGGTTTACTGCCTAAGAGTCCGATTTATTTTAATGCCTCGTAACACATAGAAGTCAGATAGTGTTGTTGAAATCAGTTTTTGAATCAAACTGTCCTCAAAAAGATTTAGAAAATCAGCCAAACCAATGAACTATAATCATTTTTGAGATGCAAAAGTTACAcctttgttttatttgtttggtaaaatccaaaatatgaaaataataaaaaatgaataagaatCAGAAGACTTATCACCAACTCAACACGGATCAACCGATACAATTAAAATAACTTCATTCAAAATTTAATGACACTGCTTTGGACTCATCCCGTTTCAGTATGAATGACCATTCAGCACTGTTATTGGAGTTGGACAATGACTTGAACATTGGCAAACAGGATGATGAACTCAAATAATCACGTTCTCGGACACGTTTGTATTTGCCTGTCCCAAGTTACAAAAGGAAGAGGTTTCCAATGTCCTAGGAGTAGGACCATGTCACTATCCTCATTCCCTTGGGCTGGATGAAAAAGACCTCTGAATCAGCTATGATTAGTGTAAGGTGCTGAACTAGCAATTATTCATGTGATGTGGCCCTAATGTGAGAGTACTCCTCAAGGTGGACTAGAAGGAAAACACTGTACTTTACTTGCCACTTCATTAAGATGACGGAACAAGAGAAAGTTAGGGGTACCATCATAGCTGCCAATCCAGGACAAGAAACAGTACACCATACAAAATAAGCTTTAAGTGAAGTTCATGTAAAATCTAGATAAGAATTGGGAAGGCTGATGGCATAGCTGCCAATCCAGGACAAGAAACAGTACGCCATACAAAATAAGCTTTAAGTGAAGTTCATGTAAAATCTAGATAAGAAATGGGAAGGGTGATGAGTCaaattcttctttcttctggCTAAAAAAGCTGGTACTCGATATGCAATAGCTTTAACAATGAAATATATTAACCATTTGAACTAACCATGCTTTAATAAATATTTTGGTACAATCACTAACTTATAAGGTGAAGATGAAAAATTATCTTACAATTTACAACTTTtgggttattttgtattgtaaTCCAAATATTTGGAGAAGTGCCTTGTTTGATACCAGCTTACAAATAATCcaatataaatttctttgtgTCCAAACAGCAGAAAAAGAGTGCTTTCTTCAAAATAATCCAATCAGATCAGGAAAGAGGACTGGTTGATGGCTATCACtttaatcaacaaaatgaaaagttaaaaggtTCCAGAGCAAATGTCCACTCTCCAATCTCCACAGCAACTAGGAAAGTAAAAAGAATCAGATCAATCTCAGGATAACTAGGATTCACCTAGTTTTCCAACACTAGCATATATATACTAGCAAAGAATTGGAAAACATCATCACAACTGTATGAGTTTAATGATCCTCACATTTGTCAAAATCAGCATTTGCTGCACAGGCTTCAACATATTCAATGTTGTGTTCTCTGCACCAATCCATGCACAACTTTCCGATCTCAGGCGTATCTGCTTCTACTTCATCTCCACTAAGTAAGCTACAACCTTCGTTGTCAAGGATTCCATAATCCAGGAATTCCGGATGTGGATCACTGGAGCATTCCCCATGCTTTTGCAAGCGACTTCTATATTCAGTGAAAGCAAAGTGATTGGGAAGAAGGTCTGCTTTGTTACCAACGCATAATAGTATTTCAAAGTTTTGGAGACTGTTCACAGAAACCCAATCCTGGAGAGCTACAAAAGATGACATCTGCATAACATTTGCTTTTTAGGATAGGATGATCATAGCCAACTACATGGACCGCTACAACTTTTTCAAAGTAAATCAACATATTTCTGTAAGGGTACTCACATTACTTTGGTCGAACACCATCACCAGTGCCAATGGCTGCTGGTAGGTCACTGACAAATTCTCAGGAAAACTATCACCAAGATGTTCCACCCATATGGAAAGATCTGCTAGATAATATTTCGTATCAATTGTCCACCTGTTGTTTTGACCAAAGAGAATTATTCTTATTACTTCAGTTTGGCAATGGCAAAGAGCACAACCTGGAACCATCTAGCAAGATAAATGGAGCCCAAAACATAAGAAGAACTCAATTCACAAGCTGTGTCAAGAAAAAGTGGCATACCCATAGCAGGAACATTTAGATGTTATGTCGCCCATATCCAGAAAATCTTCTGAAATCAGTCCTGTGTGGAATAAATAAATAGAACAAGGCATTTAAATTTTCACACCTTGCAAGGCAAACATGTTTAGGACAAGATGTGTTGCATTTTGCTAAAAGACATGCTTTGTTTCTGCTTTGTATTTAACTTGAAAACAGAAAAGGATGACCCATTGGAAAAGAAGCATGTTCATTTACAACAAAAAAGCATGACTCCAGAGATTCATTAACAGGAAGAAACCACAGAACATAAATAGAAATGAAGTACattaaaatgaaggaaaataaagTAAAACCTTCAAACACCACTTCTGTTATATATAGATCAGCATTCTCTGAAATATCCCAACAAATTGGCAGAATATGAGGAGTTCTTTGTCAAAGATGACATATTTTAGATGCAGTTTCCTACTCAATGTCTGCTCAGAAGTGGGCTTTCAGTAATTCTCCAGTATTCATTTTGTGAGATGCAATTTCTAAGAGGAACCAACAAAGGCTTCCACTATGCAAGAGGAGAACAAAAACTTAATGCAAGCCCAACCAAAAGTTTAAACAAAATACGGAAAGACCTCTAACATTTAGCGGTATGAAATTAGAAACTAATCCAAGACATTTGGGGAAACACTTTTTGGTACATTCAACCACGGGGAGGGTCTCCATATTCAATCTAAAATACCTTTTTGTCTTATAATGccacaaaaagaggaaaacgcATTTATCTATATGATGAAATATTTAAAGCACCACACTGCAATCCTCAGTGTCCAGCTCACTCAAATGCCAAAGAAACTTTGATTGTCTTCGACTCCTCAGTAATAAACGAATGACTATTTGTTCAGCACGCACGCATTACGAATTTCTCAACTTCAAGCAATTGTTGGACTATGAGAAGATCGCCGTCCTTGCTCCAAATCAATGTCGGTTCTCAAAATTCACTGATTACATATTCCACCCTACATGTATGCACAAGCTTCATCAACCAACGACGATTTTCAAAGGTGGCAGCAGCTCCTGTCAATGATTGTAGCTAATACAGAAAAAATCTACAGACTCAGTTCTAACAACAAGCTGATTACATGAATCGCTAACCAATCACCACCTACTAACCATCCATCCAAAAAATTTACTTATCTGGAAACATTCCAACTTCCATCGCCCATAGCCACAACCATGCAGCTCCCAATTCTACAAACTAGGATCTCTAACAACCCGATCCCATGCACCACCTTTAGAAGCGAACCATAAGGCTATACTAAATGAATTTTAGCAAGACCTAGGAAAACATGTCAACTGTGAcgcacagaaaaaaaaatatttttctacagGATCAAGAAGGAATTGTACAAAGAAAAACTTTCAGGGAAAGGGACTGAACAAAATTGAGTCATAGACTGGATACAAACCACGGAGAGATtccaaaaaatggagaaaaacagagaaatcaaacaaagaaaGCAATCCAAAAGGTAGAAACAAGAACAGATGATGGAGATGTCACGGCGAAGGTGGTGAACAGAAGGCGTGTCTCGGTGTGTATCTATTTTTCCTTACTTGAGAGAAGAGTCCGTTTCCCGGCGTTCGAGGAACCGACCATTAGAATCGACGGCCGCTTCTCAAGCGGGGTCTGAGTCTTCTCCGCGACCTCCCGCCCCATCTCTCTCCCACTCCGTTTCCCGGTCTCTGGCGAGTGGCGACGACCCACTTCCCCAGCACAAACGTTTCCTTGCCTCGTGATTTGGTCGCAGAGGCACAAAAATCTTTCACAGAGATTCGTGGACTCGCGGCATCAAAGCCCTTCACTCGACTTTGTACACCGGCTGTTGGCTACTTAATTAAGTAAATCAAAAGCTTTACAGGATTTATCGTGGAAAAACGACTTTGAGGAAAATACaataaatttattaaatattGTGTTAAGCAGCTGCACCACCGGGTCCGAAATTGACACGAGTCATGAGACAAGCCGTCGGAGGTTGTCAAAGGGGTTTGAATCAACATGGGTGCCTTTGCATTTATTAGTCATCGCAGAGaataaaacaggaaaaaaataaaaagaaaaagagggaagaaaaaaactttaaaatgcagttttttatttattttccttttgcagaattttcttattaacaataaaatattttaaagaataTCTTAacgttttttaattattttatgacCTTAGGAAGTTATTTGTAATTTTACAAATGTCAAAGCAATTTTTGTAAATATGTCAAAGTTTCGCAGTTATTGTAAATTTTGAGGGCTTCTGAAATTTGTCGTGACGTTTTATGTGGAAGAGATTTTCTCATGCTTTCAGGTGATTATCTTTCCATTTCAATATGGAAAAAAGAATTGCATGCAGAAGATGAAGCTGAGTTACACGATActaaagaaaaaactgaaaccaCACTTTCTTTTATGTTATGGGTTGTTTGAATGGCGGAAAGAACTCCTGAGACAGACGTTTTGTCTCTCTCACCGACACACAGACGTTAAAGAAgtagttttattttgtttgcaatttttgcCTCACTTTGAGGATTACAAACTAACGATGGAAGAAAACATCTCAACATGTTTTCCCGCGTAGTTTTTCTGATACTTTCTCAAACACATGACCAACGTAAACAAAAGTCCACTGAAATTAAGCAAAGGCAGAGAACAACAATTTGCCGTCGACTTTTTTTCAGCAAATGTACGTGGAATGATAAATTGTCCAGAAATTATGGTCTCGTTCTTACGGAAGACACCTTTCTGTTAGTGCCATCGGATGTTCAGCCCCAAGCATTTTGTGTTCTCTATTTCTGAAATTAAGCAAAGGCAGAGAACAACAATTTGCCGTCAACTTTTTTTCAGCAAACGTACGTGGAATGATAAATTGTCCAGAAGTTATGGTTTTGTTCTTACGGAAGACACCTTTCTGTTAGTGCCATCGGACGTGCAGCCCCAAGCATTTTGTGTTCTCTATTTCGCGGTTCAACTGTACAGACAGATGCTCATGTTCAGGGATGTAGAATTTAAAAAACGGGATTTTTAATGTGGTTAATCAAACTTTGTAAGTTTGTAAAACCAATTTGTACATCAAAAAATCTAGACTTCGTTATTCTTACATTTTTCAACATCCTACGCGTATTTGAGCAGTTAAACAACCAAATATACATAGTGGTGCTGATGAAGATGCCACACCAAAAATGCCCAAACAAGGGCCAGTGGTGCTTAAAAGCACTGGCACATGTCAGTTGAAAATAGCCGCTAAAAGCAGATCTCTTCCCCCTGTTTCCAAATGTAAGTGTTTGCCAATATTAtgccaagaaaaaagaaagaacattttTGCAGATTTTCCCAGTCCTGGATAAGAAGATGATCTCGCATTTCATTTGAAGCAACAAACTGCCTCAAAGATCTTCGAACATTGTTCTGTCCACCAATCGGCATCACCACCTCACCAGTGCTACATTACATTCTCACAAAAGCGAGAACTTCCAATGATTCGCaagtgtatatatgtatatatagaaaaagagagagagagattagctGGTGAGGGCACACCCGAATGGGAGGGAACAGTAGAGACAAGAAATGAAATGATGAGCTTGGGAGTACATTTGCACAGTAGAGAATCCATGAAGACCTTAGGCCTTTGCAAAGGAGAAGTCATCCTCGCCCTTGGTTTTATCCCTGGGATGCTGCTCTTCACTTGGCCGAATGTCATGATTCCCACCACCGGACGGCAACCTTGGAGATGGATCGGCCTCTATATCAGACACTTCGTGGTCCGAGTAGTATGTTCTACTTCCACCCAAGCGTATTGAGCGTGAGCGGGCCTGGCGACCGGTAGTCATTACACGCTCAATGTGCTCTGGTGATGCCTTGGGGCTTCCACCAGTAGGCTTCTCATGCTTCTTCTTCGCAGCCTGCTGCCACTTCCTGAGGGCCTTCGACGTCTGGTC
This genomic interval carries:
- the LOC116260226 gene encoding uncharacterized protein LOC116260226, with product MGREVAEKTQTPLEKRPSILMVGSSNAGKRTLLSRLISEDFLDMGDITSKCSCYGWTIDTKYYLADLSIWVEHLGDSFPENLSVTYQQPLALVMVFDQSNMSSFVALQDWVSVNSLQNFEILLCVGNKADLLPNHFAFTEYRSRLQKHGECSSDPHPEFLDYGILDNEGCSLLSGDEVEADTPEIGKLCMDWCREHNIEYVEACAANADFDKCLSTNGDIQGVDRVYGALSAYMWPGLIMKSENKMPHVCAYSFEKVSSDESDIEIEYEVLSKGSAEPWDDTDDTWVALSSTDRAEDSKEIASEDVPVDKGIRDSEQCKDSASDGLVSTAEELASSPKAGEGTTEPEHVDTSRGFEDLEQLMCEISHMRENLRLMPDMQRKEMAAALAMKMAAMFADGSDEDAS